Proteins from a genomic interval of Euwallacea similis isolate ESF13 chromosome 33, ESF131.1, whole genome shotgun sequence:
- the LOC136418162 gene encoding bifunctional 3'-phosphoadenosine 5'-phosphosulfate synthase 2-like, with protein sequence MENVYKKQKTGLQVATNVTKQDHIVTRAKRGQILGNLHGFRGCTVWFTGLSGAGKTAISFELEAYLVSHGIPAYSLDGDNMRHGLNKDLGFSKKDREENIRRVAEVAKLFADAGQICLCSFVSPFAEDREVARRIHNDSDLPFFEVFVDTPFEECERRDPKGLYKKAKQGIIQGFTGVDQDYETPNNPELVVKTIEHNQDGVRQYTVAESTQLVIEMLRDNGIIPLFQETEGWVPELFVPSYRLANAEEEAACLPKLGISELDLQWLQILSEGWAYPLKGFMREDEFLQTIHFNCLLKQGNPINQSIAIVLPMSAFDKERLKDCSAISLCYKQICYAILRRPEFYYHRKEERIARQFGTTHKDHPHVRLIIESGDWLVGGDLEVLKRVQWGDGLDEFRLTPNELRQKYKQMEADVVFAFQLRNPIHNGHALLMNDTKKQLQDRGYKKPILLLHPLGGWIKDDDVPLPVRIQQHLAVMEDGLLDKNSTILAIFPSPMSYAGPTEVQWHAKARMNAGANYYIVGRDPAGVTHPAGKEASPDGNLFDSTHGGRVLKMAPGLSELEIIPFRVAAYDRNAKSMGFFDPTRKEDFEFISGTKMRTLARTGENPPDGFMAPKAWDVLAGYYQSLAKSAC encoded by the exons ATGGAAAACGTCtacaaaaagcaaaaaactgGGCTTCAAGTAGCCACAAATGTGACGAAACAGGACCATATTGTGACTCGTGCCAAACGGGGTCAAATTTTAGGGAATCTTCATGGGTTTAGAGGATGCACTGTTTGGTTCACAG GATTATCTGGGGCTGGCAAAACTGCAATTTCCTTTGAACTGGAGGCCTATCTAGTTTCCCATGGAATCCCAGCTTATAGTCTTGATGGAGACAATATGCGCCATGGCCTAAACAAAGACTtgggtttttcaaaaaaagaccGTGAGGAAAATATCAGACGTGTCGCTGAGGTGGCCAAACTCTTTGCAGATGCTGGCCAGATATGTCTCTGTAGCTTTGTTTCCCCTTTTGCTGAGGACCGGGAGGTTGCCCGGCGCATTCACAATGACAGTGATTTGCCCTTTTTCGAAGTTTTTGTTGATACCCCCTTTGAAGAGtgtgaaaggcgagatcctAAAGGTCTCTATAAGAAAGCTAAACAAGGGATAATACAAGGTTTCACTGGAGTTGATCAGGATTATGAGACTCCAAATAATCCCGAATTGGTTGTGAAGACTATTGAACATAATCAGGATGGTGTTAGACAGTATACTGTGGCTGAATCAACTCAGCTTGTAATAGAAATGTTAAGGGACAATGGCATAATTCCACTGTTTCAAGAAACAGAGGGTTGGGTACCTGAACTGTTTGTGCCCAGTTATAGGTTAGCCAATGCTGAGGAGGAGGCAGCTTGCTTGCCTAAATTGGGGATTAGTGAGCTGGATTTGCAGTGGTTGCAG ATTCTTAGTGAGGGATGGGCGTATCCTCTGAAAGGTTTCATGAGGGAAGACGAATTTTTGCAaacaattcattttaattgtcTATTGAAACAAGGAAACCCAATAAATCAAAGTATTGCAATAGTCCTGCCTATGTCAGCATTTGATAAAGAAAG aCTAAAAGATTGTTCAGCTATATCCCTGTGTTACAAACAAATTTGTTACGCCATTTTACGAAGACCAGAATTTTACTATCATAGAAAGGAAGAGAGGATTGCCAGGCAATTTG GTACTACGCACAAAGATCACCCTCATGTAAGATTAATCATCGAGTCAGGTGATTGGCTTGTGGGGGGAGATCTGGAGGTACTTAAGAGGGTGCAGTGGGGGGATGGACTTGATGAGTTTAG ATTAACTCCTAACGAACTtcgtcaaaaatataaacaaatggaGGCGGATGTTGTTTTCGCTTTCCAATTGAGAAATCCGATCCATAATGGACATGCGTTACTCATGAACGATACGAAAAAACAACTGCAAGACAGAGGCTACAAGAAACCTATTTTGTTGCTTCATCCATTAG GCGGTTGGATTAAAGACGATGACGTACCTCTCCCAGTGCGAATCCAGCAACATTTGGCCGTTATGGAAGATGGTCtattagataaaaattcaacGATATTGGCAATTTTCCCCAGCCCCATGTCATATGCGGGTCCTACTGAAGTCCAGTGGCATGCTAAAGCTCGAATGAATGCAG GGGCTAATTATTACATTGTGGGCCGTGATCCTGCTGGAGTTACACATCCAGCTGGAAAAGAAGCCTCTCCTGATGGAAATCTCTTTGATAGTACTCATGGTGGAAGGGTTTTAAAGATGGCCCCCG gCCTTTCAGAATTAGAAATAATCCCCTTTAGAGTGGCAGCCTACGATCGTAATGCCAAGAGTATGGGCTTCTTTGACCCGACTAGAAAAGAGGACTTTGAATTTATATCCGGTACTAAAATGCGCACTTTGGCCAGGACTGGCGAAAATCCACCCGACGGCTTCATGGCTCCAAAGGCCTGGGACGTTTTGGCCGGATATTACCAGTCTTTAGCTAAAAGTGCGTGTTAA